In Phocoena phocoena chromosome 19, mPhoPho1.1, whole genome shotgun sequence, a genomic segment contains:
- the LOC136138199 gene encoding myosin-3: MSSGTEMEVFGIAAPFLRKSEKERIEAQNQPFDAKTYCFVVDSKEEYAKGKIKSTQDGKVTVETEDNRTLVVKPEDVYAMNPPKFDRIEDMAMLTHLNEPAVLYNLKDRYTSWMIYTYSGLFCVTVNPYKWLPVYNPEVVEGYRGKKRQEAPPHIFSISDNAYQFMLTDRENQSILITGESGAGKTVNTKRVIQYFATIAATGDLAKKKDSKMRGTLEDQIISANPLLEAFGNAKTVRNDNSSRFGKFIRIHFGTTGKLASADIETYLLEKSRVTFQLKAERSYHIFYQILSNKKPELIELLLITTNPYDYPFISQGEILVGSIDDAEELLATDSAIDILGFTPEEKCGLYKLTGAVMHYGNMKFKQKQREEQAEPDGTEVADKTAYLMGLNSSDLLKALCFPRVKVGNEYVTKGQTVDQVHHAVNALSKSVYEKLFLWMVTRINQQLDTKLPRQHFIGVLDIAGFEIFEYNSLEQLCINFTNEKLQQFFNHHMFVLEQEEYKKEGIEWEFIDFGMDLAACIELIEKPMGIFSILEEECMFPKATDTSFKNKLYDQHLGKSSNFQKPKAVKGRAEAHFSLIHYAGTVDYSVSGWLEKNKDPLNETVVGLYQKSSNRLLAHLYATFAMADADSGKKKVAKKKGSSFQTVSALFRENLNKLMSNLRTTHPHFVRCIIPNETKTPGAMEHSLVLHQLRCNGVLEGIRICRKGFPSRILYGDFKQRYRVLNASAIPEGQFIDSKKACEKLLASIDIDHTQYKFGHTKVFFKAGLLGTLEEMRDDRLAKLITRTQAVCRGFLMRVEFQKMVQRRESIFCIQYNIRAFMNVKHWPWMKLFFKIKPLLKSAETEKEMATMKEDFQKTKDELAKSEAKRKELEEKLVTLVKEKNDLQLQVQAESENLLDAEERCDQLIKAKFQLEAKIKEVTERAEDEEEINAELTAKKRKLEDECSELKKDIDDLELTLAKVEKEKHATENKVKNLTEELAGLDETIAKLTREKKALQEAHQQTLDDLQAEEDKVNSLSKIKSKLEQQVDDLESSLEQEKKLRVDLERNKRKLEGDLKLAHESILDLENDKQQLDERLKKKDFEYSQLQSKVEDEQTLGLQFQKKIKELQARIEELEEEIEAERASRAKAEKQRSDLSRELEEISERLEEAGGVTSTQIELNKKREAEFLKLRRDLEEATLQHEATAATLRKKHADSVAELGEQIDNLQRVKQKLEKEKSEFKLELDDLGSNVESVSKSKANLEKICRTLEDQLSEARGKNEECQRSLSELTAQKARLQTEAGELSRQLEEKESIVSQLSRSKQAFTQQVEELKRQLEEESKAKSALAHALQSSRHDCDLLREQYEEEQEAKAEMQRALSKANSEVAQWRTKYETDAIQRTEELEEAKKKLAQRLQDSEEQVEAVNAKCASLEKTRQRLQAEVEDLMGDVDRANSLAAALDKKQRNFDKVLAEWKTKCEESQAELEASLKESRSLSTELFKLKNAYEEALDQLETVKRENKNLEQEIADLTEQIAENGKTIHELEKSRKQIELEKADIQLALEEAEAALEHEEAKILRIQLELSQVKSEIDRKVAEKDEEIEQLKRNYQRAVETMQSALDAEVRSRNEAIRIKKKMEGDLNEIEIQLSHANRQAAETLKHLRSVQGQLKDTQLHLDDALRGQEDLKEQLAIVERRANLLQAEIEELRATLEQTERSRKTAEQELLDASERVQLLHTQNTSLIHTKKKLETDLLQLQSEVEDASRDARSAEEKAKKAITDAAMMAEELKKEQDTSAHLERMKKNLEQTVKDLQHRLDEAEQLALKGGKKQIQKLEARIRELEFELEGEQKKNTESVKGLRKYERRVKELTYQCEEDRKNVVRLQDLVDKLQVKVKSYKRQAEEADEQANAHLTKFRKAQHELEEAEERADIAESQVNKLRAKTRDFTSSRMVVHESEE, from the exons ATGAGCAGCGGCACCGAAATGGAAGTGTTTGGCATAGCCGCTCCCTTCCTCCGGAAGTCAGAAAAGGAGAGGATCGAGGCTCAGAACCAGCCTTTTGATGCCAAAACCTACTGCTTTGTGGTCGACTCAAAGGAAGAATACGCCAAGGGGAAAATTAAGAGTACCCAGGATGGGAAGGTCACGGTGGAAACCGAAGACAACAGG ACCCTGGTGGTGAAGCCAGAGGACGTGTACGCGATGAACCCGCCCAAGTTCGACCGGATCGAGGACATGGCCATGCTGACGCACCTGAACGAACCGGCCGTGCTGTACAACCTCAAGGACCGCTACACCTCCTGGATGATCTAC ACCTACTCGGGCCTCTTCTGTGTCACTGTCAACCCTTACAAGTGGCTGCCGGTGTACAACCCCGAGGTGGTGGAGGGCTACCGGGGCAAAAAGCGCCAGGAGGCCCCGCCCCACATCTTCTCCATCTCTGACAATGCGTATCAGTTCATGCTCACAG ATCGTGAAAACCAGTCTATTCTGATCAC CGGAGAATCCGGGGCAGGAAAGACTGTGAACACCAAAAGGGTCATCCAGTACTTTGCAACAATTGCAGCGACTGGAGACCTCGCCAAGAAGAAGGACTCCAAAATGAGG GGGACTCTGGAAGACCAGATCATCAGCGCCAACCCGCTGCTGGAGGCCTTCGGGAACGCCAAGACCGTGAGGAACGACAACTCGTCCCGCTTT ggCAAGTTCATCCGAATCCATTTTGGTACCACGGGCAAGCTGGCCTCTGCAGATATTGAAACGT ATCTGCTGGAAAAATCGAGAGTAACCTTCCAGCTGAAGGCTGAGAGGAGCTACCACATCTTCTACCAGATTCTTTCCAACAAGAAGCCCGAGCTCATAG AGCTGCTGCTTATTACAACCAACCCTTATGACTACCCGTTCATCAGCCAGGGTGAGATCCTGGTGGGCAGCATTGACGATGCAGAGGAGCTGCTGGCTACGGAT AGCGCCATTGACATCCTGGGCTTCACCCCAGAGGAGAAATGTGGACTTTACAAGCTGACAGGCGCCGTGATGCACTACGGGAACATGAAGTTCAAGCAGAAGCAGCGGGAGGAGCAGGCGGAGCCAGACGGCACCGAAG TGGCTGACAAGACAGCCTATCTGATGGGCCTGAACTCTTCGGACCTCCTGAAAGCTTTGTGCTTCCCCAGAGTGAAAGTAGGGAACGAGTATGTTACCAAGGGCCAGACCGTGGACCAG GTGCACCATGCCGTGAACGCCCTCTCCAAATCCGTCTACGAGAAGCTGTTCCTGTGGATGGTCACCCGCATCAACCAGCAGCTGGACACCAAACTGCCAAGACAGCACTTCATTGGCGTCCTGGATATCGCGGGCTTTGAGATCTTTGAG TACAACAGCCTGGAGCAGCTGTGCATCAACTTCACCAACGAGAAGCTGCAGCAGTTCTTCAACCACCACATGTTCGTGCTGGAGCAGGAGGAGTACAAGAAGGAGGGCATCGAGTGGGAGTTCATCGACTTCGGGATGGACCTGGCCGCCTGCATTGAGCTCATCGAGAAG CCGATGGGCATCTTCTCCATCCTGGAAGAGGAGTGCATGTTCcccaaggccacagacacctccTTCAAGAACAAGCTGTATGACCAGCACCTGGGCAAGTCCAGCAACTTCCAGAAGCCCAAGGCGGTCAAGGGCAGGGCCGAGGCCCACTTCTCGCTGATCCACTACGCGGGCACCGTGGACTACAGCGTCTCGGGCTGGCTGGAGAAGAACAAGGACCCCCTGAACGAGACGGTGGTCGGCCTGTACCAGAAGTCCTCCAACAGGCTCCTGGCACACCTCTATGCCACCTTCGCCATGGCAGACG ctgaCAGTGGAAAGAAGAAAGTTGCCAAGAAAAAGGGTTCTTCCTTCCAAACCGTCTCTGCCCTTTTCAGG gaaaaccTGAACAAGCTGATGTCAAATTTAAGAACAACCCACCCTCACTTTGTGCGCTGTATAATTCCCAACGAAACCAAAACCCCAG GCGCCATGGAGCACAGCCTTGTCCTGCACCAGCTGCGCTGCAACGGTGTGCTGGAGGGTATCCGCATCTGCAGGAAGGGCTTCCCGAGCAGGATCCTCTACGGGGATTTTAAACAAAG ATACCGAGTGCTGAATGCCAGCGCCATCCCTGAGGGGCAGTTCATCGACAGCAAGAAGGCGTGTGAAAAGCTGCTGGCATCCATCGACATTGATCACACTCAGTACAAGTTTGGACACACCAAG GTGTTCTTCAAGGCTGGCTTGCTGGGAACCCTGGAGGAAATGCGGGATGACCGCCTGGCCAAGCTGATCACCCGGACGCAAGCTGTGTGCAGAGGGTTCCTCATGCGTGTGGAATTCCAGAAGATGGTGCAGAGAAG ggAGTCCATCTTCTGCATCCAGTACAACATCCGAGCCTTCATGAACGTCAAGCACTGGCCCTGGATGAAACTCTTCTTCAAGATCAAGCCCCTCCTCAAGAGTGCAGAAACCGAGAAGGAGATGGCCACCATGAAGGAAGacttccagaaaaccaaagatGAACTCGCCAAGTCAGAGGCCAAAAGGAAGGAATTGGAGGAAAAATTGGTGACGCTCGTAAAAGAGAAGAATGACCTGCAGCTCCAAGTACAAGCT gaaagtgaAAACTTGTTAGATGCAGAGGAAAGATGTGATCAACTGATCAAAGCCAAGTTCCAgctggaggcaaagatcaaggaGGTGACTGAGAGAGCTGAGGATGAGGAAGAGATCAATGCTGAGCTGACGGCCAAGAAGAGGAAACTGGAGGACGAATGTTCAGAACTGAAGAAAGACATAGATGACCTTGAGCTGACACTGGCCAAGGTTgagaaggagaaacatgccacaGAGAACAAG GTTAAAAACCTTACTGAGGAACTCGCTGGTTTGGATGAAACCATTGCAAAGTTAACCAGGGAGAAGAAAGCCCTCCAAGAGGCCCACCAGCAGACCCTGGATGACCTCCAGGCTGAAGAGGACAAAGTCAATTCCTTGAGCAAAATCAAGAGTAAATTGGAACAGCAGGTGGATGAT CTGGAAAGCTCCCTAGAACAAGAAAAGAAGCTTCGTGTAGACCTGGAAAGGAACAAAAGGAAGCTTGAGGGAGACCTGAAGCTTGCCCACGAGTCCATATTGGATCTGGAGAATGACAAGCAACAGCTGGATGAAAGGCTCAAGAA GAAGGATTTCGAGTACAGTCAGCTGCAAAGCAAAGTGGAAGATGAGCAGACTCTGGGCCTGCAGTTTCAGAAGAAAATCAAAGAGCTACAA GCCCGCAtcgaggagctggaggaggagatcGAGGCAGAGCGGGCCTCCCGCGCCAAAGCAGAGAAGCAGCGCTCGGACCTCTCCCGGGAGCTGGAGGAGATCAGCGAGCGGCTGGAGGAGGCGGGCGGCGTCACATCCACGCAGATAGAGCTCAACAAGAAGCGGGAGGCCGAGTTCCTGAAGCTGCGCCGGGACCTGGAGGAGGCCACCCTGCAGCACGAGGCCACGGCGGCCACGCTGAGGAAGAAGCACGCGGACAGTGTGGCCGAGCTGGGGGAGCAGATTGACAACCTGCAGAGGGTCAAGCAGAagctggagaaggagaagagtgagTTCAAGCTGGAGCTCGACGACCTCGGCAGCAATGTGGAGAGCGTGTCCAAGTCCaag GCGAATCTGGAGAAAATCTGCcgcactctggaggatcagttaAGCGAGGCCAGGGGCAAGAACGAGGAATGTCAGAGGAGCCTGAGCGAACTGACCGCACAGAAGGCACGTCTGCAGACGGAGGCCG GTGAGCTGAGCCGTCaactggaagaaaaggagagCATAGTATCGCAGCTTTCCAGAAGCAAGCAAGCATTTACCCAGCAAGTAGAAGAGCTCAAGAGGCAGTTAGAGGAAGAGAGCAAG GCCAAGAGCGCCCTGGCCCACGCCCTGCAGTCCTCCCGCCACGACTGTGACCTGCTGCGGGAACAGTATGAGGAGGAGCAGGAAGCCAAGGCCGAGATGCAGAGGGCGCTGTCCAAGGCCAACAGCGAGGTGGCCCAGTGGAGGACCAAATACGAGACGGACGCCATCCAGCGCacggaggagctggaggaggccaA GAAAAAGCTCGCTCAGCGCCTTCAGGATTCCGAGGAACAGGTTGAGGCGGTGAACGCTAAGTGCGCTTCCCTGGAGAAGACCAGGCAGAGGCTGCAAGCAGAGGTGGAGGACCTGATGGGCGATGTGGACAGAGCCAACTCCCTGGCTGCCGCTCTGGACAAGAAACAGAGGAACTTTGACAAG GTGCTCGCTGAATGGAAAACCAAGTGTGAGGAGAGCCAGGCAGAGCTGGAGGCATCTCTGAAGGAATCCCGCTCCCTGAGTACTGAGCTCTTCAAACTGAAAAATGCCTATGAAGAAGCCTTAGATCAACTTGAAACTGTGAAACGGGAAAATAAGAATTTAGAGC AGGAGATAGCCGATCTCACAGAACAAATTGCCGAAAACGGTAAAACCATCCATGAACTGGAGAAATCAAGAAAGCAGATCGAGCTGGAAAAGGCTGATATCCAGCTGGCCCTTGAGGAAGCAGAG GCCGCTCTTGAGCATGAAGAGGCCAAGATCCTCCGAATCCAGCTGGAACTCTCACAAGTGAAATCAGAAATCGATAGAAAGGTGGCCGAGAAAGACGAAGAGATCGAGCAGCTGAAGAGGAACTACCAGAGAGCAGTAGAGACGATGCAGAGCGCCCTGGACGCCGAGGTGCGGAGCCGGAACGAGGCCATCAGGATCAAGAAGAAGATGGAGGGGGACCTGAACGAAATCGAGATCCAGCTGAGCCACGCCAACCGCCAGGCCGCAGAGACCCTCAAACACCTCCGGAGCGTCCAGGGGCAGCTGAAG GATACCCAGCTCCACCTGGATGATGCTCTCCGGGGCCAGGAGGACCTGAAGGAGCAGCTGGCGATCGTGGAGCGCAGAGCCAACCTGCTGCAGGCCGAGATCGAGGAGCTGCGGGCCACTCTGGAGCAGACGGAGAGAAGCAGGAAGACGGCGGAGCAGGAGCTCCTGGACGCCAGCGAGCGCGTCCAGCTCCTGCACAcccag AACACCAGTCTCATCCACACCAAGAAGAAGCTGGAGACAGACCTCCTGCAGCTCCAGAGCGAGGTGGAGGATGCCAGCAGGGACGCGAGGAGCGCTGAAGAGAAAGCGAAGAAGGCCATCACGGAC GCGGCCATGATGGCCGAGGAGCTGAAGAAGGAGCAGGACACCAGCGCCCACCTGGAGCGGATGAAGAAGAACCTGGAGCAGACGGTGAAGGACCTGCAGCACCGCCTGGACGAGGCTGAACAGCTGGCCCTGAAGGGCGGGAAGAAGCAGATCCAGAAGCTGGAGGCGCGG ATCCGAGAGCTCGAGTTTGAGCTTGAAGGGGAGCAGAAGAAGAATACCGAGTCTGTCAAGGGCCTGAGGAAGTATGAGCGGCGGGTCAAGGAGTTAACTTACCAG TGCGAAGAGGACAGGAAGAACGTGGTGAGATTACAGGATCTGGTGGACAAACTTCAAGTGAAGGTCAAGTCCTACAAGAGGCAGGCCGAGGAGGCT GATGAACAAGCCAACGCGCATCTCACCAAGTTCCGGAAAGCTCAGCATGAGCTGGAGGAGGCTGAAGAACGGGCCGATATTGCCGAATCTCAAGTCAATAAGCTGCGCGCGAAGACCAGAGACTTCACCTCCAGCCGG ATGGTGGTCCATGAGAGTGAAGAGTGA